DNA sequence from the Lagenorhynchus albirostris chromosome 13, mLagAlb1.1, whole genome shotgun sequence genome:
GGTGGGGTGCAACGCCCTTCTAGTATGTAGGCGTGTTCACCAGCCAGGAAACTTCTTGAAAGCTCCTTGAATCTCTCTTGGTGTTTATGAGCTTTTATAACCCAATAAGAGAGGTGAGAGTTTAGTCTTTCTGAGACTATCTCCCATCTAGAAGCTAACTAGGGGTGTATTCTCAGTTCCCTTGTTAGCATAAACTCAAGTGTTGTTGAAAAGGGTTTGttttgaataacaaaagacactcctgtcTCTCAGAAAATTCCAAGcgttttaggagctctgttctAGGGACCGGGATTGAGAcgaaatatgttttttattccactAGAATCCCTTTCTTGTCATGCCAGGTGTGAGGTCCTGAGTGGGCAGAGAGTCACCTCAGCCCTTCCTTTGACCTGCAAACACCTGCTTACACTGACCCAGCCTCCTCCCTTACCTGACCTCCTGTTATTTAAGAGCGTCTGGGGCCGGGATTAAGAGTCAGCCATGGGTCACAAGGATGTTTTTTCTGCAAAGCTGAGAAAGAACCCCTGACCCCCTCCTAAGTGGCCGGTGAAAAGTGTCTGTGACATTGAGGCAGAGGTTAGTGTTTGGGGCTACACTGGAGCACGGAGAGGGGGAGGACGGGCCTGAGGGGAGGGCAGAAGCTGGTGCGGAGGGAGCGGGAGAATGGGGGTGCAGACTGGCGCCTGGGAGACTTGAGGGGAAGAGCCCAGATGGGGCGCTTCTGCAAAGTCAGCagcggagggagggaggcaggcagagctggttAGGAATGACTCAGGAGCATATAAATCCGGGTATCGCAGCTTCACTTCCCACCACTGCTGGCCCGCAGCGTGACCTTTAGGAGCCCGGGGCAGGGAGTAGTACTGGAGGATGAAGGAAGCAGAGATGAGGGGTGACGAGGTCCGCTTCTGCACAGGCAACCAGAGTGTCTCCCTGTGCTCCCGAGGTGAGAAAACTGGGGCCCCAGCCCGTCCTCGCCAGGGACTGGcctgctgggccccagcccccCGCCAGTTTCCTCAGCCCCTGCTTGGCAGGCTCAGTGCTGGCTCAGCTTCCAGAATTAGCAGGCAGGGCAGAAGGTGAGGCAGGTGAGGACAGAGAGCCTGCGGCCCACACCCAGTCTCCATGTGAAATCTCCCCGGACCCTTTTCCTTGGGGATGGCAACCTGGCGAGAGAAAGAGAGTGAACTTTGAATTTAGGGGGACTGGTTTTGAATCCCATCTCTGCACACTGGGCTGGTCCCATGAGGCCTTAGGGACTCGTCTCTCCCCCTTGTAGTGGGTTTCCCTGTACACTCAGCCCCCAGACTCCCAGGCATAGCCTTTTTAGGACACCCATGGGGGACTTTCTGACCCAGCCAGGGAGGCTCCAGGACTGACCCATGTCAGCCCCCAAGGGCTCTGCGTCTCACCCCGGTCAGGATCGATGGAGAAAGGCTGGCCCTGGGGCGCTGAGGTCAGAGTTCCTGCTGGGTCTCCTGCCCTCCCTTCTTTCTGCTTTCATTCAAACGACACCTTGGTTGTGCCAGGTTCTGTGCCCTGTGCACGCCTTCCAGGCTCCAGGCCGTGGTCTTCTCTTAGCCTTTATGTTGCTACCACAGCCTCCACGAGCCCTGGTGCACGTCTGCGAGCACTCATTGCCCTTCCCCAAGGTTAAGTGTGGCAAGTGTTCTCAGCCCCAGCGGGCAGCCAGGAGAGGGAGTCCAAGAGGCGGAGCCTGTCTGGCCGCACAGCACAGTCTCGTCCCGGACCCTGGCTTCTCCCCTGCAGGGCTGGACCCCGGGGCAGTGGCTTCTGCAGCCCCCAAGGTGCCGAGGCGTTTGCAGGCCATCCTGGCCTTTGTGGCCGCGACCGTGGTCTCCTCTCTTGTGGCTCTCTTCGTTGTGGGTAAGCTCCTAGGTGACCCGAACTCGGCtgactctctctccttcctgcctcaaTGTCCCAAAGAGCCCCAGATGTACGCCCTCTACTCCCAGGAGGGTCACTCCACCTCTAGTCCCAGGCCCGAACCAGAGCTTTCCTGGGACCTGACCAAGGCCTGTCCAAGGGGAGCCTCCCAAGAGATGAGGCCCATGAGGGGAGCTCTGAGGCGTCGTTGGTGCCGtcttcccccatcccctctggAACCCTGAGTGGAGGTAGGGCAGCCTGTTCCTCCAGGCTCAGTGCTGAGGGATTATGCCGACCTGGGAATGGGGTGTCTCAGCTCTACAGCATCGAAGACCTGCACTGGAGACGTACGCCTCCCTCCAAGAGTTTCCGGAACACAACAGTACTGGGCAGTTCCTCAAGGCACACGACTGTAAGTAGCCACagtagggggtgggtgggagggagctgggaccTTGGATGCCCAGACCCTTCGGACACGCTTCTTCCCTGATACCCTCAGGGCCACGCTCCTCACAGAAAGGcattatcttgcttttttttaaaacggattttttgaggtataattggcacaTAATACAGTATACATATTTAAAGCCTACAAACTAAGTTTTGACATACGTATAAACACGtgaaacatcatcatcatcaagatAACGAACATATTCAACACCCTCCCCGCAAAGTCCACTTGTACCCTTTGtcatcctccctctcttctcctcctttcgttcccaggcaaccactgacctgcttGCTGTAATATAGATTACTCGgctttttctagagttttatataaaaggATTTATAGTACATACTCTTCTTTTGACCTTTATCAGTCAtgtgatttgtgaatattttcctttagtctgtggcttgtctttttattctcttaacaagaTTTAAATTTTGctgaagtctaatttatccactttttatttcttttacggATTGTCCTTTTGGTCTGTATCTAAGAAATCTGCCTATACCAAGGTCACAGAGACAATCTCCTATGTTTCCTTCtggaaattttatagtttttgggttttacatttaggtctatgattcgttttgagttaattttttgaataATGATGCAAGGTTTGGTTTgaagttcattttttctttttgcatatggGTATACAATTGTAGAAACAATTATCCTTTCTCCTTTGTATCTTTGTTGGAAATCAATCGTCCATACAGGtgtgggttctctattctgttccattgatcgaaGGCCCTCCTGGTCTTACCTCAGCACAGTGGCTGAGGTCTCACACACTTACCTAGGCAGGGCTTTAGAAATAGGGCAGGAATCCTCCAGAAAGGGTCCTTGCCTACTTGGGttcttctccctattcctgaaAGGAGGCTGGAATGGGAGCCTCACACCATGAATGTCTGAACTTACGTCCTAGCTCATGAGGTTCACAGAGGGTGCTAGAAGAACCAGAGACAGCTGCAGGTGGATTTGGTAGGAAAAGCCATGCAGATGGAAGGGGCTACAGAGTTTTCCTTGAATGACCCCAATGACCAAAGCCTTTCACTCGGGTCTCCCACATCCTCAAATTGTTCTTTAAGGACCCTTGCCCTACATAACATTGGGGGTGCCAGCCCTTTAAAAGGCTGTTGCAGCTCCGGGTTCAGTGTCACCTGGAGGACTTCCACCATAGCCTTATGATTGAGCAGAATGCTTCCTCCACGGgtacctattttattttgtttctgtttttttcaccCCATGAATTTGTGATCAGaaactttctaaaatttctatatttGTGGCCTAcatgtttttgtggggtttttttgcggtacgcaggcctctcactcttgtggcctctcccgttgtggagcacaggccccggacgcgcaggctcagcggccatggctcacgggcccagccgctgcgcggcatgtgggatcttcccggaccggggcatgaacccacgtccctgcatcggcaggcggactctcaaccactgcgccaccagggaagccctggcctacATGTTTTTTAGGTAGTAAAAATTGTGTATCAAGAGGCTTCATGCTTAGTGTACAAATACAGTGTAGGACTAAATATGGGCTTTATTCTTACCTATTTTCTTTACCATAATGACCCATCTAGTGGTGAAATTTCAGTGGAATTAAACATCAACAGCTGTCAATGATATCATCAGTTATTTTCAAGTTCAATTACAATGGCAAAATAATCCAGTAGGCAAGTATTTCAATCCTTCTGCTCCCCAGTTCACATGGGATAGTTAAGTAGGCCTTTATTTCGTTTTTGGGTTTACATTCTCAGGCGGCCATTCCCAGGGTCTGGGTGGCTACAGGCTTCTTGAGGAGAACTCATAGACATTTCCCTTGGAAATCTTAAGAACACTCTGGTTGGCCCATGTAATGAATGGCTTCCCTATGTAATGGGCCTCTTAGCTTCCTTCTCCATTTCCTCCCTCCAGATCCCTACCACTTTGGCAGGGAGGCAGAGCTGCAAGAGGCTATCCAGATGTTTAAAGGGCATGTGGAGAATTCCAGCACCTGGAGCGTGGAGATCCAGATGTTGACGTACAGGGTGGACAATGTCAGTTCTCAGATCCAGATGCTCGGTGGTCATCTGGAAAATGCCAGTGTTGACCTCCAGATGGTAAAAGGCATCTTAAAGGATGCCAGCACCTTGAGTTTCCAGACCCAGATGTTAAGAAGTTCCTTGGAGGGGACCACTTCTGAGATGCAGAAGCTAAAGGGAGATCTGGAAGACACACAAGCTTCACATTCCCAGATCCAGAGTTTCTTAAGAAGCGGTTTAGAAAACACTAGCACTGAGCTCCATATGTTAAGCAGAGGCTTAGAAAATGCCAACACGGAGATCCAGGTGTTGAAGGCAGGGTTAGAAACGGCAGATGCTCAGGTCCGATTGGCAAACAGTAGTTTAAAGAATGTTAATGCCCAGATCCATGTTTTGAGAGGCGATCTGGATAGTGTCAATGATTTAAGGGCCCAGCAGAAAGTTTTAAGAAGTAGTTTGGAAGGTGCTACTGCTGAGATGCAGAAGCTAAAGGGAAGTCTGCAAAATACAAATGCTTTAAACTCCCAGACCCAGACCTTTATAAAAGGCAGTTTAGGCAACACCAGTGCTGAGATTCAGGTATTAAGAGGTCATCTGGAAAGGGCTGGTGATGAGATTCGCCTGTTAAAAAGAGATTTGGAAACTGTCACTGCCCAGACCCAAACGGTAAATGGTCGCCTGGAACAGACAGACGCTCAGATGCGAGTATTAAAAACAGAGCTAGAAAGCGCCATTGCCTTAAGTTCCAAGATTCAGGTGTTAGATGGTCTTTTGAGAAACGCCAGCCGAGAGATACAGACCTTAAAACAAGGAATGAAGGATGCTGCGGCCTTAAATTCCAAGACCCAGATGTTAGAGAGAAATCTGCAGGAGGCCAGAGCTGAGGTCCACAGGTTGAAAGAGGATTTGGAGAACACCAAAGCAATGACTACGAAAATCCAGGAGGAGCAGGGTAGCCTGGAGACCCTCCGCGCAGCGTCTGCTTCACAGGAGCAGCTCCAGAGGACCCAAAGTAAGTTAGAGGGAGGACTGGGGAGGGTAGAGTCTCCTGTCCCTTCAGCCTTTTGATTACTTCTACATGCACCCCCCTGGGAAGAAGTGTGGGTGCTGGAGAAGTGTGGGTGCCAAAGGCGGCATAATCTCTGCTTATCATCTGACCAGAGTGACAAAACAAACATCTGGGAAACAAATGAGATCTGGTGGAGGTGTGTAACAGGGACAGAGTGTGCTAGCAGGGCCTTATTTCCGTCTTCCTGCTAGCCCAGATGCTGTGATTTTCCTCAAGTTGTTCaccttctctgagcttcacttttctcatctgcaaagtggagaCACTAATATCTGCTTCCcagtgaggatcaaatgagttaacACATATAAAGCATTTAACTAAGTACCCAGCATTCTTGCATTCATCTGACAAAAATGTTTTGAGACCCTAGGATGTGTCAGGAGCATAAAGATGAACAAGATGTGATGCCTACCCTTGAAGCTTGCAGGCGGGTAGAGCAGCCTTGCACAAAAGGCGTAAGAGGTGCTATGTTGGGAGCAGGTCTAAAAACTGGGGTTGGGGAGgagcaaaaaagaaggaaaagaagggatcTTCACCAGGCTGATGTCCTCTGGTGTAGACAAGGATCTTCCAAGGGGGGAGGAAATCTTCTGGGGGAGAAAGGATCAAAAGATGCTTCGATGGTAATTTGGCCCTTGAACTGAGTCCTGAAGGACCAGTAGGTGCTCGCCAAGCAGATAGGATAAGGGAACAGCAGGTCACAGGCATGGAGATGTGAATTATGATGTTCCAGAAACTTCAGGCAGTTCTGTCTGACTGGACTGTGGCCAAGTGGGTGGTTGATGAGGGACAGGCTGAAAAGACAGTAGGCAGGGGCCAGAGTGGTGGCTTTCAAACTGTTTTGAATGTAACTACAGCATGAAATCCATCTTACATTGTGACCCAGTATAATtatgtgtcacacacacacacacacacacacacacacatattgcaGAAAGCAAAACTTTTACCACATGAAtggtaatattttataatctattatttataatagattATAatctactttaatatttttaaatctactcTCCAAAAAACCCTACAACCTCAGTACAACCCATCAGTGGGTTGATGACTGTGGCTGGCAAAACACTGTGTGAGGAAGGGAAGCAGACCTGGAGAGACACCAGCTAGATGTGGAAGGCCTCTGagcttgggtttctttttttttttaatatatttttaaattaaaaaaaaatgtttacttatttGGCTTCattggatcttagttgtggcatgcgggctctttagttgtggcatgcaaactcttcattgcagcatgtgggatctagttccctgaccagggattgaacccagcccctctgcattgggagtacagagtcttagccactggaccaccagggaagtccctgagctggGGTTTTGTCCTTCAGGAAGTGAGGATCTATCGAAGGGCTTCAAGGGGGCTGGCTAGATGGGTCTCCAGGCTGAGACCGGGAATAAAAGAGGAAGACAAGCAGCAAGATTTGGACATGCTGAGTCTGAGATGCTTTGGGGGTATTCAAGTGGCCATCATCTGCAGGCTGTCTGGAGTGTAGGAGAGGGGCCCTCCTGCACACAGAGATGCAGGAGCCCTGGGTATGCTGGTTCTGGTTGTGGCAGTGGGAGTGGGGAGTTTGCATGAGATAAAACGCTTTGTGAGGAGGAGGCTGAGGGTGGAAACAGGAAGTCAACCTTTAGGTGGCAAGAAGGGAAAGAGGTGTTTTTGAAGGAGAGTGGAGAAGGCAGTCTCAGAGGCAGGAGGAGAACTAGGAGATGTGCAGTTGGGGAAGCCAATGAAGGAGAGCATTTCAAGAAGGGAGTGGTTAGTCCTGGCAAATATCTAAGAGAGGCCaggtaaaaaaatcaataagcaacCACTAACTTCAGGTAATTAGTAAGTCATTGGAATAAAGTTTCAGTGGAGAGTTGTATGTGGCCTGGAGGCCAGACCATGGTCAGTGGGGCGTGAATGAGAGATCAGGTGCCCAAGTTATTCAGGGGTCTTAgctgagaagaggagagagatgaggCCAAGGTGAAGAGGATGGAAGGGTAGAAGGAGGGATTAAAAAACAACCTGTATCTTTCATACTAATATCACAAAACTTACATATTAATTATAGACAATGTGgcaaatattgaaaaatagaaaGGTGAGACTATGACAACTTGTATTTctgtaaaaatgtctatttttacaATAAGAACCCACTGCTAATATTTTGGTGTACTTCCTTGAGAGGGTTTTTCTAAATTAGGACAGGCTTGATCTGCGGGTCAGAAAAAGGCACCagcaaagagggaggagattgaaggagagagagacccagggtgtggggtggggttggggagacAGTGGTGGatggagggagacagaaagagagagagaggcgagAATGAAATGCACAGCTGAGTGATTGGCCTTGAAGGGTTGGGATAGTACTTGAACCtctgaggctgggaggggaggaggtgtggAAGTAGATGTCCACCCAGGTTTGCAGATGTGGGTACACGACACTGAGGGAGCTGGGTATTTAGTGGTGTCTCTGCAGAGCAGGAGGTCCCTggtgagagaagagggagggagttgTGAGGGAGGGGGCCATTTGGAGCATCTGCTGAAAAGATGGGGCTGACAAATGAGGGGCTTGACAGACAGCGCTGAGGACCAACTCTACTGTTTTGCTCTGCTGCCCTCTGTCAGGAGCCTGGAAGTCTTCTCTTCTTAGTGACTCTCCTATGCTGTCCTCTTAACTCCCTCCTATACCTTGCTACTGCTTTGGTTACGGACCAATGCTTCTCCACCTTGGGGACACACTGGAATCACCCAATGAGCTTTTCAAGAATGATACCTGGAACGAACCTCCAGAACTCTGACTTTTCTTTGGGGAGAGGGGTGGTTCTGGGATGCAGCCTGGGCatcagagttttttaaaaagctccctagGTGGTTCTAATGGGCAGTCGGGGCTAAGAACCATTAGTTTAACTTCTTCTTAAAGGGCCACACAGTCGATATTTTGGGCTTTTGGCTGaacagtctctgttgcaacatCTCTGCTGTTGTAATGATGAAGCAGCCAAAGACAGTCTGTAAACCAaagggcatggctgtgttccaataaaactttatttataaaaagaagcTGCTGGTAGGCTGTAGTTTACCTAGTCCTTGGTTTAGACTGCTGTTTCTCAGACTTTGGAGtctatcagaatcacctggagagtttaTTAAAACGCAGATTGTCAAAAAACAATTTTGGATTCAGCGGGTCTGGGGTGAGTCTGAGAATCAGCATTTCTACCAAGTTCCCAGGTGCTGATGCTGCCGGtcctgggaccacactttgaaaaccccTGGTTTACACACTCACCATTTATTATTCAGACATTGCAGTTGTGTTGTAATCGATGTCTCTGGCCCGATTAAGATTGCCTTCTTCCTGTTGAGCGTCCACACCGTTACCAGGTTGACATTTTTACAGTGCAAATCTAAGCATATCATGATCCTTCTTTAAAACCCTTCAGGGCTTCCCACTGCTCACAGGAAAAATCTTCCAAACCCCTTTACATGGGATGTGCGATTTTGTGCTGGTGAACCTGTCCGTGTTCATTTCCCATCCCTTGTGCACTGACCGTTCCAGTACTTGAACAGATCAGGCTATGCCATGCTGTTTCACACCTTCATGCTTTTGCGACTACTCTGtcccctgcctggaatgctctccttGGTACTGCCTATCTGGAACACTCTTCCTCAGTCTTTTAAGACTCAGCTCAAGTGACCTCTCACCTAGGGTGTCCTTCCTGAGCCCCGCTTCCAGCCCAGGTGAAATAGACCACACCCTCTTTTGTGCCTCTAACATGCAATGGTTTTCAATCAATGCATCTTCAACACCGTTTTGAGCATCTGTCTCATTTACTAGACAGTGATTTCCTTGAGGGCATGAATCATGTCTTATTGATTTCTCTATAACATTCCCTGATCCATAGAAGTTGAGGAATGTTGAACAgaagaatagatgaatgaataagtgagtctATTTTGGCACCATTTCAAGCAGCTGGGATAAGGATGATGTTAAAGAAGAGAGAGTGTCAGGACAGGAGAGATGAAACAGCTGAACGAATCAGGGCGTGTGCTCACGGGATGAGCTATTAGAGTCTGAAATTGTGAGGTCAGGCAGACCAGGGGATGAAAAGGTCCCAAGTGTGGTCCTGGATGTGGGCAGCTGAAGTGGATGGAGATGAAATCAAGGAAATGAGGGACGCTACAGGTTGGCTGCGAACTCTCCCAGGGAAATGGCAGGAATCGAGGTGCAGAGAACTGTCAGGTGATAGCAATGAGTTGGGAAAGAGGGTAGTATAGCTAGGAAGCAGGAGCCTCGAAAGAGCATTGCTGGGTAGCAGAGCTGTCTGAATATCCCCGGAGTGATGGAGCCAGATGTCCTGAGCCGCTGCTGGGCAGTGGGCTGGGGGTGAACCCTCCCAGACCGTGCCCCTGTAGCACTGGGCATCAAGCATTGCATGGGCTTGTGACCCTCAGTGGTCAGTCCCTGGACAGATCAGGGTCCACAGCCAACTCctggctctctctcctcccctaccTTTGCTCCAGATCAACTCCTCCAGCTGATCCTGCAAGGCTGGAAGTCCTACAGTGGGAGCCTGTATTACTTTTCTCTTGCCAAGAAGACTTGGGAGGAGGCTGAGCAGTTCTGTGTGTCCCAGGGAGCCCACCTGGCCTCGGTGACCTCTGAGGAGGAGCAGGTCAGAGCTGTGGGCTTGGGTGGTGCTGCTGGGGTTGAGGTGGTATCAGGGACTTTGGTGCTTTGGCCTTCCCCCTCTTGGAGTGGGCATGGCGGAGATCTTCACGCCGCCTCTGTCAGTCAGGGAGCAAATATTTAGTGAATTGTGATGAGCATCTTGCTCTGGACGTACAAGCTCTGACAGCAAACCCCAATGTCCTTAGTGAATGAGGGAGACACCCAGAGGAGTCAGCAGagaggaagggcagagggaggTGGCACTAAGTGACTGCCCTTAATGTGTTGGGTGCAACCTTCCCTCCCCATTCCCTCATTTTTCTCTCAGTCTTCCTCTCTAGTTGTCAATCTTGATTTTAATGTCAGTTCATCTAATGGCTATGGAAGGTCCATGAGCAGAAGATGCAGGCTTCTTGGGAAGGCCAGACACACATATGAGTTTGAGGACCACCAAAGGCAATAGAGCCCTAGAGTGGCCCACATGCCGAAGCTTCTGATCAGAAGTTACTAAGGTTATTGACAAGGGCCCACAGTAGGTTTGGTCAAATTTAACTTACAGACCTGTCCAACCCTTGTGATTCTCCTGGGACTGTTCTTGTCTGTCCGCCAAAGGACATGCTATTTTGTAAAacacatcttcttaaaaaaactgTGACCAGATCTGTCTTTGTCCCAGTAAGGCCACACTCCTCACCAGGTCAACATGGGAGAGCTGGACTTCCCTGAGGTGACCTGGCTGCTGCCCTAGATCTGGAAAACCATGGAACGCATAGGGAGGGGGCCCAGCTCCTGGAAAGTGGGCTTTATGTCCCTGGGACTAGGGAGGGCGTGGCTTGGATTCCTCTTCCATGCGGCCTGGGTGAACAAGCTCCTCACACGAGGTCACACGACCCTGCCTTTCCTCCACAGGCATTTCTGGTACAGTTCACAAGTGCCTCTTACCACTGGATTGGGCTCACTGACAGCGATTTTCAGGGCTTCTGGCGCTGGGCAGATGGCACACCATTCAACAGTGCCGGGAGCAGTGCGTGAGTCCAGCCACTGTCTAGTGCCGTCCCAGGCACTGTCTTGGGCAGGTCTGGCTAGAGACTCTGTCCTGTGTGTGTATCCGGGCCCATGAAGTGTTAGTGTTCTGTGTGATATATgtgtatgatgtgtgtgtgtgatgtgtgtgtatatatgattgtgtgggtgatgtgtgtgtgtgtatcacgtgtgtggtgtgtgtatgatGTGTGTGTACACCAGCATAGCTGTGATCCTCGCCTGGACCCCTAAACGGGGGCGTCAGAACAGGACAGGTCCTGGGGCTGGCAGGCAGCCTATGAGTgggtctttctgttttgttgtgttttgtttgtttttgcctatCCTATACCCTACTACTTAGGCCTGGTCCCAAGGAGCTTTGCCCCCATCTGAAGGTATCTGAATATGAATTCTGGGGTGG
Encoded proteins:
- the CLEC4F gene encoding LOW QUALITY PROTEIN: C-type lectin domain family 4 member F (The sequence of the model RefSeq protein was modified relative to this genomic sequence to represent the inferred CDS: deleted 1 base in 1 codon; substituted 1 base at 1 genomic stop codon), coding for MRGDEVRFCTGNQSVSLCSRGLDPGAVASAAPKVPRRLQAILAFVAATVVSSLVALFVVDPYHFGREAELQEAIQMFKGHVENSSTWSVEIQMLTYRVDNVSSQIQMLGGHLENASVDLQMVKGILKDASTLSFQTQMLRSSLEGTTSEMQKLKGDLEDTQASHSQIQSFLRSGLENTSTELHMLSRGLENANTEIQVLKAGLETADAQVRLANSSLKNVNAQIHVLRGDLDSVNDLRAQQKVLRSSLEGATAEMQKLKGSLQNTNALNSQTQTFIKGSLGNTSAEIQVLRGHLERAGDEIRLLKRDLETVTAQTQTVNGRLEQTDAQMRVLKTELESAIALSSKIQVLDGLLRNASREIQTLKQGMKDAAALNSKTQMLERNLQEARAEVHRLKEDLENTKAMTTKIQEEQGSLETLRAASASQEQLQRTQNQLLQLILQGWKSYSGSLYYFSLAKKTWEEAEQFCVSQGAHLASVTSEEEQAFLVQFTSASYHWIGLTDSDFQGFWRWADGTPFNSAGSSAPGPKELCPIXRYLNMNSGVGTCSFRHPSHPSSLSKFWDRNQPDNWLHKNGHTEDCVHMQRKWNDMYCTALYQWVCKKPMGRM